The genomic window GGCAGCTACGAGGTCTTCAAGCAGTATGCGAAGAAGGTCAACGACCAGAGCGAGAACATCTCCACCCTGCGCGGCCTGATGAAGTTCCGCAGCAACCGCAGGCCGGTGCCGCTGGACGAGGTGGAGTCCGTTGAGAACATCACCAAACGTTTCAAGACGGGGGCCATGTCCTACGGTTCCATCTCGCAGGAAGCCCACGAGACGCTCGCCATCGCCATGAACCGCATCGGCGGCAAGTCGAACACCGGGGAGGGCGGCGAGGATCCGTCCCGCTTCGTCACCATGGAGAACGGCGACAGCAAGCGCTCCGCCATCAAACAGGTCGCGTCCGGCCGCTTCGGTGTCACCGGGGAATACCTCGTCAACGCGGATGAAATCCAGATCAAGATCTCCCAAGGCGCGAAGCCCGGCGAGGGCGGCGAGCTTCCCGGCTCCAAGGTCTATCCATGGATCGCGAAGGTGCGCCACTCCACTCCCGGCGTCGGCCTTGTTTCCCCGCCGCCGCACCACGACATCTACTCCATCGAGGATCTATCCGAGCTGATCCACGACTTGAAAAACTCGAACCCGCGGGCCCGCATCAACGTCAAGCTGGTGGCGGAGGTCGGCGTCGGCACTATCGCCGCCGGGGTCGCGAAGGCGCATGCGGACGTCATCCTCATCGCCGGGCACGACGGCGGCACGGGCGCGTCCCCCTCCTCCTCCATCTTCAATGCCGGAGCTCCATGGGAACTCGGCCTCGCGGAGACCAACCAGATCCTGTTGCTTAACGATCTCCGCAGCCGCGTGGTCCTGGAGACCGACGGCCAGCTCAAGACCGGCAGGGACGTGGCCATCGCCACGTTGCTCGGCGCGGAGGAATACGGATTCGCCACGGCACCGCTCGTCACCGTCGGTTGCCTCATGATGCGCGTCTGCCAGAAGAACACCTGCCCGGTGGGCATCGCCACACAGGATCCCGAGCTGCGGAAAAACTTCGAAGGCAAGCCCGAGCATGTGGTGAACTTCATGACCTTCGTCGCGATGGAGCTCCGCGAGATCATGGCCGAACTCGGTTTCCGCACCATCAATGAAATGGTCGGCAAGGTGGAGTGCCTCGACACCAACGAGGCCACCGCCCACTGGAAGGCGAACGGAGTGGACCTCACCACCATCTTCCACAAGCCGGATGTGGCCGACAGCGTGGGTGCCTACAACACCGAGGCGCAGGATCACGGACTCAAGGCGGCTCTCGACAACACCCATCTGCTCGCGCTTTGCAAACCCGCCATCGAGCGCGGGGAGAAGGTGAAGGCCGAGCTGCCCATCATCAACATCAACCGGGTCGTCGGCACCATCACCGGCAGCGAGATCTCCCGCAAATACGGCGGCAAGGGACTGCCGGAGGACACCATCGACCTCCGGTTCATCGGCAGCGCGGGCCAGTCGCTCGGAGCCTTCACCCCGCCCGGCATGACCTTCCGTCTGGAGGGCGATGCGAACGACTACGTCGGCAAGGGACTTTCCGGCGCGAAAATCATCATCCACCCGCCGAAAAACGCGCGGTTCAAGCCGGAGGAAAACATCATCATCGGCAACGTCGCCCTCTACGGCGCGACGGCCGGGGAAGCCTATTTCAACGGTATCGCGGGCGAACGCTTCTGCGTGCGGAACTCCGGCGCGAAAGCGGTCGTGGAAGGAGTGGGCGACCACGCCTGCGAATACATGACGGGTGGCCAGGTGATCGTGCTCGGCGAGACGGGAAGGAACTTCGCGGCCGGCATGTCCGGCGGCGTCGCCTACGTTTACGACGTGGACGGTCTGTTCGAAAAGCGCCTGAACCACGAGATGGTGAACCTCTACCGCCTCATCGAGAGCAGCGACGCCGACATCGGGCTGGTCAGGGACACCATCGCCAAACACGTCGGATACACCGGATCGCCACGCGGCGGGTTCCTCTTGGAAAACTGGGACACCGAGCTGCCGAAGTTCTTCAAGGTCCTTCCCCGCGATTACGAACGCATGCTGGAAGCCTTCAAACGCGTCGAGGAACAAGGCCTCACCGGTGATGAAGCGGCGATGGCCGCGTTTGAAGAAAACCTCAAGGACCTGGCACGTGTCGGGGGGAACTGATCGAAGACTCAAGACCTCAAGACATAAGACGAAAGAGAAGGAGAGAATATGGAAGGAGAAGGAAGCGACGGAACCGACTCTCCTCTAGTGTCTTCAAATCTAGCGTCTTGCGTCTCTTAAATTCAAAGATTCAAAAAAATGGGCAAACCAACAGGATTCATGGAAGTGGATCGGGTCACCGATTCCGAAACCCCGCCGCTTGAACGCATCAGGAACTGGTTCGAGTTCAAGATCCATTCCGACGAGAAGACGCAACGCGCCCAAGGCTCGCGCTGCATGGACTGCGGCACGCCGTTCTGCCACACCGGCCACATCGTCTCCGGCATGGCCAGCGGCTGTCCGGTCCACAACCTCATCCCCGAGTGGAACGATCTCGTATTCCGCGGCCGGTGGAAGGAGGCCCTTCAGCGCCTTCACAAGACAAACAATTTCCCGGAATTCACCGGCCGCGTCTGCCCCGCTCCGTGCGAGGGTTCCTGCGTGCTGGGCGTCATCGAGCCGCCCGTCACCATCAAGAACAACGAGTGCGCCATCATCGACCGCGGTTGGGAGGAAGGCTGGGTCGTGCCGAAAATCCCGGCCAGGCGTACCGGGAAAAAAGTCGCGGTCATCGGCTCCGGCCCCGCCGGGCTCGCCTGCGCGGACCAGCTCAACCAAGCCGGCCACGAGGTCACCGTTTTCGAACGCGAGGACCGCATCGGCGGACTGCTCATGTATGGCATTCCGAACATGAAGCTGGACAAGGAACGCGTCGTCCAGCGCCGCGTAAACCTCATGGCGCAGGAAGGCATCACCTTCAAGACCGGTGTCTTCGTCGGCAGGGACGGCGAATGGACCGCCACACGCCTGCGGAATGATTTCGACGCCGTGGTCCTCTGTTGCGGAGCCACCGCCGGACGGGACCTTTCCATCGAAAACCGCGACGCCTCCGGGGTCCACATGGCCATGGAGTTCCTCACCGCGAACACCCGCCACCAGCTCGATCACCAGTTCGATGGAACCAACCCCGCGCTGAACGCCACGGGCAAGGACGTCGTCGTCATCGGCGGCGGAGACACCGGCACCGACTGCGTGGGTACCAGCCTGCGCCATGGATGTAATAGCGTGATCCAATTGGAAATCATGCCGCAGCCACCGGAAAAACGCGCCGCGAACAACCCGTGGCCCGAGTGGCCGAAAGTTTACAAACTGGACTACGGCCAGGAAGAAGCCGCTGCCGTCCAAGGCCGCGATCCGCGCCACTACCTCGTCCAGACGAAACGTTTCCTCAAGGACTCCGCCGGAAACCTGGCCGGACTCGAAATCGTCAACATCGAATGGGCGAAGGATGACCAGGGCCGTTTCATTCCCCAGGATGTCGAAGGCACCCTGCGCGTCATCCCCTGCCAGATCGCCCTGCTCGCCATGGGCTTCACCGGCCCGGAAAACGAAGTCATCCAGCAGTTCGCCCTCGATACCGACGTCCGCTCGAACATCAAGGCGGACCACGGAACCTTCACCACCAACGTCCCCGGAGTCTTCGCCGCTGGCGACGTCCGCCGTGGCCAGTCCCTCGTCGTCTGGGCCATCAACGAAGGTCGCGGCGCGGCAAGGGAGTGCGACCGGTTCCTCATGGGCGAGACGAATTTGCCATGACAACCGAAGCTCGGGATGGATCCCGAATTTCGGTTTTTTTCACACGGCCCCGATCACGATCCGTAGTCCCTCCCTGCTCGCCCGAAATCGATGGCGATCCGGGGGCATGACGGATCCGCCTATTTACCAGCTTCGGGGATGACGCTGATGGCGTCGGGGGTGGGAAAGTTTTTCGGTTTGGGAATCGTCACCTTGTCAGTGGCGATCCACTCGACCGAGCGTTGCAGGACAAGACGGAATCCGGCGCAGTCTTAAGGAGTGGGTTTGCTTTGATCTTTCCCCATGTGTCCGGGGACGAGTGTGATGACCCGTCCCTTGCCATAGGGGATCCACCAGATCATCGGTTCGTGCACGCCCGTGCCGCCACTCTCCTTGGACGAGAAGGCGGTGGCGAGGATGCGCATGTTTTCCGCCGGGCCGCGCTGGCCGTGGTAGAGTTCGTCGGCGACGTGCATCCAGACCTTCGGCAGATCCTTGAAGATGGGATTCTGCGAGTCGCGCGTGGTGATCTGATAGGCATGACCGGCACCATGCCCCGCGCCGGGTCCCTCCCCTTTCGGCTGGCGGACGGGTTTTTCGTTTTCGTCGAGATAGACCCGGTCGCCGGAATTCGAATCCCGCCAGAGCAGACCGGTCATCGTCTCAAATTCCTTCCACCCGCCGAACGCGTTGTTGGCGGCGTGGACGAGGGTCACGCGGCCGCCGTCATTCACGTAGGCGGTGAAGTTGGTTTTCACGGTATCCGGCCATATCTCGCCGTTGTAGTCGCTCAGGACCACGTCATAGTTCTTGAACGCGGGATTCCAGTCGTTCCACGCGTCCTTCGGCGACTCGGGAGAAGGCGTGGTGCTCACGGTGACGTCGAAGCGCCCCGTCTCCTCAAGCAGACGTTCGATGACGGGAGTGCTGGACACCCAGTCATGGTTGTTCTGTCCGGTGATGAGGAGCACGCCGATCTTCCCCGCGGATGCGGGAAGCGCGGTGGCGATCGCGAGTGTGAGAAAGGTTCTGAACATGGGGAAGGCTTGCTGGTTCTGAGTATCCGGATTTCAAGTGAAGAGGACCGGACGGCAGGAGTTCCTTCGTCCCGACATCCGATCCATCCGCCCTGTCACTGCTTTTTATCTTCGAACACCTGCAGCTCGTGGATGGACCAGAAGTTCCCGTCCGCCGATCCGAGCTGGGTGATCTTGATGTATTTCGCGAGCGTGGGTTGGAAGGTGATTTCAGTGATGGGGTTCTTCTCCTCCGGCGCTTTCGCGACGGGCTGGCTCCATTCCCTGCCGTCTTTCGAAACGCTCACTTCATAACCGCGCGGGTAGTCGTTCGCGGAGGTGCGGGTGTCCAGTGTCAGTCCGCTGACGGGAGCTTCCTTGTCCAGCTCGATCTGGAACCACATGCCGGGCCTCATGAACTTGTTGGTGGAGTAGCGGGACTCGGCGCTGCCGTCGATGGCACGGTTCGTCTCGTCGTTGTTCTCGCTGGCGGTGAGTTTCAGGTGCGAATTC from Luteolibacter yonseiensis includes these protein-coding regions:
- a CDS encoding glutamate synthase subunit beta; translated protein: MGKPTGFMEVDRVTDSETPPLERIRNWFEFKIHSDEKTQRAQGSRCMDCGTPFCHTGHIVSGMASGCPVHNLIPEWNDLVFRGRWKEALQRLHKTNNFPEFTGRVCPAPCEGSCVLGVIEPPVTIKNNECAIIDRGWEEGWVVPKIPARRTGKKVAVIGSGPAGLACADQLNQAGHEVTVFEREDRIGGLLMYGIPNMKLDKERVVQRRVNLMAQEGITFKTGVFVGRDGEWTATRLRNDFDAVVLCCGATAGRDLSIENRDASGVHMAMEFLTANTRHQLDHQFDGTNPALNATGKDVVVIGGGDTGTDCVGTSLRHGCNSVIQLEIMPQPPEKRAANNPWPEWPKVYKLDYGQEEAAAVQGRDPRHYLVQTKRFLKDSAGNLAGLEIVNIEWAKDDQGRFIPQDVEGTLRVIPCQIALLAMGFTGPENEVIQQFALDTDVRSNIKADHGTFTTNVPGVFAAGDVRRGQSLVVWAINEGRGAARECDRFLMGETNLP
- a CDS encoding ThuA domain-containing protein, producing the protein MFRTFLTLAIATALPASAGKIGVLLITGQNNHDWVSSTPVIERLLEETGRFDVTVSTTPSPESPKDAWNDWNPAFKNYDVVLSDYNGEIWPDTVKTNFTAYVNDGGRVTLVHAANNAFGGWKEFETMTGLLWRDSNSGDRVYLDENEKPVRQPKGEGPGAGHGAGHAYQITTRDSQNPIFKDLPKVWMHVADELYHGQRGPAENMRILATAFSSKESGGTGVHEPMIWWIPYGKGRVITLVPGHMGKDQSKPTP